The stretch of DNA CACAGAGGCCCTAAGAATTTCCCTGTGTTTTTTGTTCCGCCGTCTTGCACATGCGTTCCTTTTTGTTTTTGGTTCCTACGTTTTCTCTTGCTCTTGTGTTTCGTGTTCCTTTGAACCGAACGGGGCCTTCATTTTAATTCACGAGAACCCTGCTTCTGCCCCGTACCACGGCGTAACTTCTTCCACGGCCTCACGTAAGGCGCAGCGCTGCTAGTGACAGAAGGAACAAACGACGCCCGAGTACGATCACCCGATCACACACACAGTCACAGTCACGGTCACGCGACGCGCCGCTCGACCGGGACCGGGACCGGGACCAGACCGGGCGGGCTGGCTGGGCTGACCGAAACCCTCGCCGCGTCACGCCCCCGTCTCCCGAAATTTCAAACGCGGGCCAGCCACGCGGCCCCCGCCGCGACGCCATAACGTGCACTGACGCCGCGGGCCCCGCCGCCAGTCACTCACCCCACCGCAAAATCCCCGCCTCCGTCCGTCCCCGCACCGCACGCACGCACGGGCTAGTACGCGTCCCCAGCCAGCTCACtgcctccgccacccccacccctcGCCTAAAACCCTCGcaccgcccctcccctccccccagCGCCGCCGCTCGCCGGCGGTGAGGCCCGGGCCCCCGCCATGGCCTCCTCGTCCGGCGCGCTGCCGCCGacccgccgcccgcgccccggCCCCTGGcccccggcgccgccgccgcagccgcagGCGCAGCCCCTCTCCTGGGCCAAGCGCACCGGCTTCCAGCCCCGCGTCTCCGGCGAGTCCAGCGCCACCGCCTCCGCCCCGAGCTCCGGGCAGGCCCCGCTCCCCCGCCCGCCCGGCGCCCCCGCCGATCTGGAGTGCGGCCCGCCGGCCCGGCCCAGCCCCGCCCTGCCGCCCCCTCCCGCCGCCGCGGCGACCAATgccaagcagcagcagccgccgccgccgccacagcAGCGACAGCAACCGCCCGCAGCGCCTCCCGCGAGGACGCGCAGGAGGGATTCGGATGGAGGGAGGCCGAACGGGCAGCCGGCCGCGGCGCCGCTGCCGCAGCTGCAGGAGGAAGAGGATGTGCCGGAGCGGCCGGCGCACGTGAAGTACGAGCTTCGTGACTCTCCTGGAATATGTAAGTGCCCGAAGGAGGAAAGCCGAAACATCCACGGTTCCGATGAGAGTTATACAGCTTGCTAATGTGTGGATTTTTGAGCTGTGCTGCAGTTCCAGTAGTGATATACGGATTCCAGCATTACATCTCCATGCTCGGGTCGATCATCCTGGTCCCGCTCGTGATGGTTCCTGCAATGGGTGGCTCAGCCGTGAGTTCATCATTGAATTTTTACTagtatttcattttcatataGCATGGTTGTTCAGTTGGTGTGTTGCTTAATAGGTGCTGTTTGGATGCATATCTTTTAGGATGACACGGCAGCGGTGGTATCGACGGTGTTGCTAGTTTCGGGATTAACCACATTGTTGCACACATTGTTCGGAACGAGGTTGCCACTTGTGCAGGGGCCATCCTTTGTGTACCTTGCCCCCGCTCTTGCAATTATCAACTCCCCTGAATTCTTTGGGCTCAATGACAATGTATGCATTTCTTTCTGTTTATGTTATAGTGACACAACGCGGTCTCTATAACATGCTCGTGGCACATCTTGTAATGCAGGGCCTGTGAAATAAGTTATCTAAGATTAACTCAAATTATATCACTGCAGAACTTTAAACACATTATGAAGCACCTGCAGGGAGCTATCATAATAGGAGGTGTATTTCAAGTGCTGCTGGGATATACAGGCCTCATGTCACTATTTCTAAGGTTTCGTCCCCTTGCTTCTAATAAGATACATTTCATTTTCATCTTAGCTGTCTGCTGCCGCTCTGACATGTCCATATGCTAATAGGATTTCGCCATGGACCTGATTGACCTAGGTAGTGAATAAATCGAGATTTGAACGATGCATGATCATAGGTAGCGAAATTTACTCTGGTAGTTTTGTGTTGCCGGCTTACCGCAAAGTAATTTATATTTCCAATATGAAGACGCAACTTTCACATAGCTCTACTGCGTAAAGAGTAATTTTAGCATTGTGTGATATCAACATAAATAAACATTTTAATGATCATTTCCCACTTTTGAGTACCATATTTATGGATTTGTATCTGAGTTAACTTTGTTTACAACTGCTGAAGCATGAGTATAGGATCGGCCTTTCCTTACCAACTTAGGCTTTTGGGCTAACTGGTTGGTGCATGCAAGTATGCAACTCAATACGGTATCAGAGCCAAGTTGTCACAACTTCAAAAGCAGTCTTTCAATTTTTTTAGAAAATATCTGTAACCCACTATAGTCCACGTCATAGGCTTGAGGGGGAGCCTAGATATATCCCAGTATCATAAACATCTTTCTGTATGATGAATTCATTTGCTGGTGAAATAGATTGGCTTGGCATTGTGACCATGACCAAGCTAATATCGTTCTTTTGTTCTACAATTCAATATCTGTTTATTTCAGGTTGATAAATCcagttgtcgtctcaccaacggTTGCAGCTGTTGGACTTTCGTTTTTCAGTTATGGGTTCACTAAAGTAGGGTCATGTATAGAGATGGGCCTCTTGCAATTAATGATGGTCATTATCTTTGCACTAGTGAGTACACTAGAAATCTTGTTAAATGTTGTAATGTCTTCTGCACTACTAATAGTTTATGCTGATATTTTTGTATTTCCCTTGGTGCAGTACTTTCGGAAAATAAAGTTATTTGGCTACCGGGTTTTTTTAATTTATGCGGTAAGATGGGCTAAAAGTATTGACCTGTTGTCTTCATTTATGCTGCATTACGGTTACTGTGATTGCATGAGATACTAACCTTTGAACTACTGATGTGCTGCCCCCTTAGGTTCCTCTTGGTCTAGGAATCACATGGGCTGTTGCTTTCGCTTTGACAGCAAGTGGAGTTTACAGCTACAAAGGTTGTGATGCAAATATTCCTGCTTCAAACAATATATCAGCCTTTTGCCGGAAGCATGTATTGAGGATGAAATCTTGCCGTGTAGACACTTCACATGCCTTGAGAGTTTCTCCTTGGTTCAGATTTCCGTATCCGTTGCAATGGGGCACTCCAGTTTTCAATTGGAAAATGGGCCTTGTGATGTGTCTTGTATCAGTTATTGCATCAGTTGATTCTGTAAGTTGGGATTTGTTTCAAATCTTCATCATATTGGCTTTACTTTATTTTATATGTTCTTCAAATAAGCTTGcaatgtactccctctgtaaacaaatataagacgttttagaTCACAATTTTAGTGATCTAAAACGTCTTATGTTTGTCTACTGAGGGAGTATTACACTGTGTCTGTAGACATAGTTAACTTACTTGAAATGATCTACACTATAAAGAGTCTTTGTTAACCATCAACTCGAAATAAGCTTCCTTCCCAGACACATGTCTTACTATTGTTCTGATTACCTGAAATTGGATCTTTATGTAGATAGTATACTGATGGAACCATTGAACGCTCATCATAATCAAAAATCCTATCTTCTAACAATTCTGCTGTGTTCACTTGACTTAAGGTTGGTTCCTACCATGCGTCATCTTTGTTTGTGGCCACAAGACCACCAACAGTTGGAATTGTTAGCAGGGGTATAGGCGTTGAGGGTATCTCCACAGTCTTGGCTGGCCTGTGGGGAACAGGAGTTGGATCAGCAACAATAACAGAAAATGTACACACGATCGCTGTGACTAAAATGGGTAGCCGCAAGGCAGTTGGATTTGGTGCTATTGTACTTATACTTCTCTCTGTTGTTGGTAAGTAACTACGTGCATTTGTCTTGAGTCTTGACATAAAATGCTCTTACACAATATTGTAAGAGCAAACATCATTTAGTCAGGTGATAGCATGCATGGTTCTTGCTGACAACTATTTCTCTATCTCATTTGTAGGAAAAGTTGGTGGTTTCATTGCTTCCATCCCTGATGTTATGGTTGCTGCCCTCCTTTGTTTCATGTGGGCCATGCTCTGTGCTCTTGGCTTGTCCAATCTTCGTTATGGTGCCACAGGAAGCTCGAGAAACAGTATTGTAGTTGGGCTAGCATTGTTTTTATCCCTATCAGTTCCTTCATACTTCCAACAGTACGGATTACTTCCGAACACAAACTCATCAGTTCCAACCTACTTTCAGCCATATAATGTTGCATCACATGGGCCTGTAGACACTGGATTTGTTGGGGTATGTACTGAACTTTCCATCTTTTGCATCAGTATGTTTTACTCTCTACTGTTTAAATGACAATTGCATGGTTATATCTTCATACTATAGTTTAAATGATGATTGCATGATTGTGTTTTGTTGATAAAAATGCACAAATTCTATTGTCAATTAGAACTCTTCATGCCGTTTGACTAGTAGAAAAGAAGATATTTGGTTTGGACCAAGCATATGCTAGGGTACTGGGATTGTCCTATGGATCACTTGATATATTTGGAATTGCTACTAAAGAACTACTACCATTTTGACAAACAATCTTATGTACAACTTTTTTTTGATAATTTGCTACTCAAAGTCACGCTTCAACTGAAAACTGATCCAGCCTATGTTGTCTCAACATAGCCATAGCCGGTCCCAAGCCTAGGTAGGAGGGTTGTGATAGACTTGGTGAGCCAACGTCATAACTCAACCACTCTTATGGATGTGAAACCTAGAAGAACATCCTTGGGGCGTAACTGTAAAGCCCCGGCCAAACCCACTCGTTCCTTGTCGTTGTGCCTGGCTACCACCtaggatctagactggccccactgACCAACACTAGTCTTTCCTGCGCACTTTGTCCTAAGTCCTAACTCGTGCGCACCCGGAATCAACTTCccagtcggtcacccatcctTTCGGATGGGCTCCCAGAAAAGAAGGTGCACTTTGTTGATATGAGTGGTCTATCATTCCTATTAAGCCAGGATgccacatacacccccactcaaaGGAACCAACGTCCTCATTAGCGCAGCAGGAGCACATGTATCATGGCGTGTGCCATGATGGGCCACACGCGCCATGCGCCACATGCCCACAAACCTGACCCGCACACGCTCCTGTAACCATGAGGggcggctctgataccaattgtaaCGCCCCGGCCAAACTCACTGATTCACTGACCGGTTCCTGGTCGTTGCTCCTGGCTACCACCTAGGATTTAGACTAGCCCCACCGaccaatactagtcttttctgcgcactttgtcctcactcgtgctcACCCGAGATTAACTTCCCAGTCGGTCACCCATTCTCAAATTGCTCCAAGCCAAGCACTCGTAACTTTGAGGTTCCTTTCGGATGAGCTCCAGGAAAAGGTGCACCTtcttgatatgagtagtctatcattcCTATTAAGCTGGGATGGTCATAATAACCCTCTTAGTGGTGCCATATTGGAACCCAGGTGGGTCTTAAATGGGCAAGGGCTGGGCCGTCACCCCCTTGTCGCGCCGTATCTTGATCTAGATACAGTGATAAGTGAGCAAGGATCGGTCATCGCATCCTTAGTGGCACGCTACATTGATGCTCGGGTGTAGTGAAAAATGAGCAAGGCTCTAGTAGGACGCATGGGTAGCTGGAAAGTAGGGTCCCTAATGGGTAAGTTACGGGAGTTAGTTGATACAATGGAGGAGAGACGTTGATATCCTATGCATCCAAGAAACCAAATGGAAAGGGACAAAATGCTATAGGACGGCAATTTGACCTCCGATGTTGTATGGTGTTGAACGTTGGCCAACTAAAAGGCAACATGTCCAATAGTTAGGTGTAGCGGAGATGCGCATGTTGAGATGGATATGTGGTCACACAAGAAAGAATCAAGTCCGGAATGATGAGATACGTgttagagttggggtagcaccaattgaagagaagcttgtccaacatcgtctgagatggtttgggcatataaCACATGCCCCTAGAAGCGCCAGTGCATAGCGGACAGTTAAATGTGCTGATAATGTCAAGAGAGGTCGGGGTAGACCAAACTGACACGTGAGGAGTCTGTAAAGAGAGACCCAAAGAACTGGAATATCACCAAGAACAAGCCATGGACAGGGGTGCATGGACGCTAGCTACCCAGAACTGTGACTTGGTTTCGAGATCTTACGGGTTTTAACTTtggcctaccccaacttgtttgggacgtATGGCTTTTTTATTGCTGTTGTTGTTGAGTGTGTTTTTACTTTGTAGTGAATTTAAATACTTGTAAGGTAAATGTTCACTATTGTGGATTGTCGAGTGACATCTAGTGAAGTGTAGTTTGTGACCTGTATGCTTGGGTTGAGGCCCAAAATGCTAATTTAGTTGTGCTTTCGTGTGAAAAAGGCATTTGGTGGACGGGCTCCAGGTTGCACTTTATTCATTTTTCTCAAAAGCTTTATTTCCAGAGCGCAAAAAAATCTGAAAAGTGTGCATAAGCATATTACATGTATTAGTATTTACGTAGGAAGTTTAATCGTGATTCTCTATTTACCCGCATCTCAGGTAAACTACGTCCTCAATACGGTACTGTCACTCAATATGGTGATTGCATTTCTGGTTGCTGTCATACTCGACAATACAGTCCCTGGTGGGCGCCAAGAGCGGGGCTTGTATGTATGGTCAGAAGCAGAGGAGGCGACAAGAGAACCATCCTTCTTGAAAGACTATGAACTTCCTTTCAAGATAGGGCGGGCGTTCAGGTGGGTCAAATGCATGGGCCTATAGCATGTGTGTGACTCTCCGGAGTTTGAATGGGTCTACTTGCGACATCACACGCGAAAGAAATGGAGCCCGTCATGTTCCATGACGGACCGTTTCCCCAGCAGAGGTACTGAGTGTATATTCCGAAGAATTGCTCCTTAGGTTAGTTCTCCTGTCCTGACGCATGACGCATGGGACGAATTTTCCTAGTATTATTATCTTGACTAGTGTGTATTATAATTGAGGGATTTTGCTCTTTCTATATTAGTAGCTTTAGGGGGTAATCATATGTATATGTGGATGCGGTAAGTGGTCTGAACTAAGCATGGATACAGGAATCAAATATCTGACTTCCAACTTGGTCAAATCGGAGGTCTCTTTGCATACAATATTCTGTGCTGAATTTGGAGTGTAGGTGTATGGTCTTACTGGCATTTGAATCAACTCTTTAAGTCTCTTTTCCAATCTCTCAGCTAGGGATGCAAAGTTGTGACCCCCACGGCACCCTCTGTTGAACTAAAATTTCAAAAGTTATGCGACTTTGGAAAATTCAGTTCATTTATTTGAACTAAAGAGGTTCAGAGAATACCCTAAAGTTCCAGCGAAGGCAGACTGGAGGGGCAGCTGCAGCGCACAGCTCGAGCGTAGCACTTGAAGCGACACGCCATGATGGCTGTTGCAACTGGAGGCAACACACGTGAGATGCATCCACCACGGCGAGATTGCTCCAGAAGCAAAGGTCACGCACTTGGCTGTCCTGTCATCATGAGTGTTGTGGATGCctttaggccaactccaccgcgtgACCGTATCCTGTCCGCCCCCGTCCGTTTGGAGTAAAACGGACGAATAGCGCAACCCAGCGCACGGTCTTAAACTGACAAATGTCCGGATTCCGTCCGTTTTCGACCCATCCTCGCCCCAAACTTGCGCTCGgtttggggtgaaacggacgCGCGCGGACGGCTTGGACGCACGCCCTTGTCCCTCCCTGGCCCGCCTGTCGGGGACACTAGCAGTCCCTCCGCTCCCAACGCTTCCACCCTCTCTttcgccccgccccgccgccgctaTTCTCTGGCCGCCTTCTCACCGCGCAGTCTTCGGCCGTCCCTACCAAACCACTTCTCGACATGGCCGTCACCACGCCCGTGCTGTGACCGTAGTTTTGGCCGTCGATCGAAGGTTTGGCCTTCGACGTTTTGCTGGCCGCAGAGGGGACAGGACCGCCGGCGGCGCAGCACGGCGTCCTCGGCAGCTCCCGACGAGAGCTCCACAACGGCCAGTAGCCGGCTGGCAACCACCCCTGCTGCGTCGAGGTGATCATCGCGGCCTCTTCGCCACCACGCCCGCAAGGTATTCGGCATTTTGCCCACAAAGGTATGGACAGTGGAGACGAGTTTTTCTTCCATCACTTTC from Triticum urartu cultivar G1812 chromosome 3, Tu2.1, whole genome shotgun sequence encodes:
- the LOC125545334 gene encoding nucleobase-ascorbate transporter 12, whose translation is MASSSGALPPTRRPRPGPWPPAPPPQPQAQPLSWAKRTGFQPRVSGESSATASAPSSGQAPLPRPPGAPADLECGPPARPSPALPPPPAAAATNAKQQQPPPPPQQRQQPPAAPPARTRRRDSDGGRPNGQPAAAPLPQLQEEEDVPERPAHVKYELRDSPGIFPVVIYGFQHYISMLGSIILVPLVMVPAMGGSADDTAAVVSTVLLVSGLTTLLHTLFGTRLPLVQGPSFVYLAPALAIINSPEFFGLNDNNFKHIMKHLQGAIIIGGVFQVLLGYTGLMSLFLRLINPVVVSPTVAAVGLSFFSYGFTKVGSCIEMGLLQLMMVIIFALYFRKIKLFGYRVFLIYAVPLGLGITWAVAFALTASGVYSYKGCDANIPASNNISAFCRKHVLRMKSCRVDTSHALRVSPWFRFPYPLQWGTPVFNWKMGLVMCLVSVIASVDSVGSYHASSLFVATRPPTVGIVSRGIGVEGISTVLAGLWGTGVGSATITENVHTIAVTKMGSRKAVGFGAIVLILLSVVGKVGGFIASIPDVMVAALLCFMWAMLCALGLSNLRYGATGSSRNSIVVGLALFLSLSVPSYFQQYGLLPNTNSSVPTYFQPYNVASHGPVDTGFVGVNYVLNTVLSLNMVIAFLVAVILDNTVPGGRQERGLYVWSEAEEATREPSFLKDYELPFKIGRAFRWVKCMGL